A genomic segment from Spinacia oleracea cultivar Varoflay chromosome 3, BTI_SOV_V1, whole genome shotgun sequence encodes:
- the LOC130470033 gene encoding uncharacterized protein yields MAEQQSEESTQGARFAIKKGQPPVRGKADRHCDASASRPVSAGSLRHMLHGLHQNITDEWQERLQHVLQEEITKSFSETNPVQGSCRTVESAADRRGPPMERRPLKEERHHVREERPGRRTSLASQRPAYKPQGRHFTSRPTMTSRRPQANFTRKETGRDNEDRHDTQSCRILKKILDGYAARGYLRQYLCLTDANEASMITGQESCASPHSDNGDSYSDEGFIAVIPGGIAEGASSREGRQFSSSHLCTKQVVLPHVEISKDDYRKAAAPYDDDPLVLEIKVDNLRVKRVLVDTGSSSDIISLQCLQKLKHDPGTIEKVSKPLVGFGGSVVHPICSILLPVSIGTPPVTKEGAVRFTIVPSLTSFNIILGRPTLNDLKAVIVPYLLLVKFVGSNGGIGALYGNQQLAEIATYLHWNRQLGERLRKRVNS; encoded by the exons atggccgaACAACAATCTGAGGAAAGCACACAAGGAGCACGGTTTGCTATCAAAAAAGGGCAGCCCCCTGTTAGAGGAAAAGCTGACAGGCATTGTGACGCCTCAGCAAGCCGTCCAGTCTCCGCGGGGTCCCTGCGGCACATGTTGCATGGTCTCCATCAGAACATCACGGATGAATGGCAGGAAAGACTTCAGCACGTCCTCCAAGAAGAAATCACTAAGTCCTTCAGCGAAACCAACCCAGTACAAGGAAGCTGCAGAACGGTGGAGTCAGCTGCAGATAGACGCGGCCCACCCATGGAAAGACGACCTCTAAAGGAAGAAAGACATCATGTAAGAGAAGAACGTCCAGGACGGCGGACGAGCCTGGCATCACAAAGACCCGCTTACAAGCCTCAGGGTCGTCACTTCACAAGTAGGCCCACCATGACCTCTAGAAGGCCACAAGCAAACTTCACCCGAAAAGAAACTGGCCGAGACAATGAA GACAGGCATGATACCCAAAGTTGTCGGATACTGAAGAAAATACTGGATGGCTACGCGGCTAGAGGATACCTACGTCAGTATCTATGTTTAACAGATGCAAATGAAGCCAGCATGATAACAGGCCAGGAGTCGTGTGCCTCTCCCCACTCTGACAACGGCGACAGTTATTCAGACGAAGGGTTCATAGCAGTAATACCAGGAGGGATCGCGGAAGGAGCATCGTCCAGAGAAGGACGACAATTCAGTTCGTCTCATCTCTGCACCAAGCAAGTGGTTTTACCCCATGTGGAAATTTCCAAAGACGATTACCGCAAGGCGGCAGCACCATATGATGATGACCCGTTGGTCTTGGAAATTAAAGTGGATAATCTCAGGGTGAAAAGAGTGCTAGTAGACACagggagctcgtccgacataatcagtTTGCAATGCCTACAAAAGTTGAAGCATGACCCTGGAACGATAGAAAAAGTATCCAAGCCCCTTGTGGGCTTCGGGGGAAGTGTCGTCCATCCTATCTGCTCCATCCTGCTTCCCGTCTCCATTGGCACACCTCCAGTAACTAAAGAAGGTGCCGTCCGATTCACAATTGTGCCAAGTCTCACTTCCTTTAACATCATACTAGGCCGCCCAACCCTCAATGATCTGAAGGCAGTGATCGTCCCTTACTTACTGTTGGTTAAATTTGTGGGAAGTAATGGTGGCATTGGAGCCCTCTACGGAAACCAACAATTGGCCGAGATTGCTACCTATCTACATTGGAACCGGCAGCTTGGGGAGCGTCTCCGAAAAAGAGTGAACAGTTGA